A section of the Pedobacter sp. HDW13 genome encodes:
- a CDS encoding zinc ribbon domain-containing protein — protein sequence MEQTVEQKLKALYELQNIHTKIDKIRQVRGELPMEVADLEDDVLGLETRISKIKGELDDLEDSIVTRKNTIKDAQAAIKRYDSQLKEVKNNREYDALTKEIEIQGLDIQVSEKKIKEHGFEINSKTEIYEAAKGELDGRKKDLETKKAELDVITAETEKEEQDLQKKADKAEPQIEERLLVAYKRLRKNAVNGLAVVTIDRDSCSGCFNQIPPQRQLDIRQRKKIIVCEHCGRILVDEALTHEVAEA from the coding sequence ATGGAACAAACCGTAGAACAAAAGCTAAAGGCTTTATACGAATTACAAAATATCCACACAAAAATTGATAAAATCCGTCAGGTACGTGGCGAATTACCAATGGAAGTTGCAGATCTTGAGGATGACGTTTTAGGATTAGAAACCAGAATTTCAAAAATTAAAGGCGAACTTGATGATCTTGAGGATTCGATCGTAACCCGTAAAAATACCATCAAAGATGCACAAGCTGCAATCAAAAGATACGATTCTCAATTAAAAGAAGTTAAAAACAACCGTGAATACGATGCTTTAACCAAAGAAATTGAGATTCAGGGTTTAGATATTCAGGTATCTGAAAAGAAAATTAAAGAACACGGTTTCGAAATTAACTCTAAAACTGAAATCTACGAAGCAGCTAAAGGCGAGTTAGATGGCAGAAAGAAAGATTTAGAAACTAAAAAAGCAGAACTTGATGTAATTACTGCAGAAACTGAAAAAGAAGAGCAGGATTTACAGAAAAAAGCAGATAAAGCAGAGCCTCAAATTGAGGAACGTTTACTGGTTGCATACAAACGTTTACGCAAAAATGCGGTTAACGGTTTGGCAGTAGTAACTATCGATCGCGATTCTTGCTCAGGTTGTTTCAACCAGATCCCGCCTCAGCGTCAGTTAGATATCCGTCAACGTAAAAAAATCATCGTTTGCGAACACTGCGGACGTATTTTGGTTGATGAAGCATTAACCCACGAAGTAGCAGAAGCTTAA
- a CDS encoding Nif3-like dinuclear metal center hexameric protein, producing MKLAEITNYLESIAPLNYQEDYDNSGLIVGDPNMEIRAALVALDCVEKIVDEAISVGCNLIITHHPIVFKGLKKLNGKNYVERVVLKAIKNNIALYAIHTNLDSIHTGVNARICERLGLTGTKVLSPKAGLLKKLVTYCPQAQAEQLRSALFYAGAGNIGNYSECSFNADGFGTFKGNEESDPFVGERSIRHREAEVRIEMVYPAQAERKILVALFENHPYEEVAYDIYKLENKHQLVGSGMVGWLEYDMDGYDFLHLVKDRMQARVVRHTEVINKRIKKVAVCGGSGSFLLREAIATGADAFITADFKYHEFFDAEEKLIIADIGHFETEQFTSNLLLEIIQKKFTNFAIRLTEQNTNPINYLF from the coding sequence ATGAAATTAGCCGAAATAACCAATTATTTAGAAAGCATTGCCCCTCTCAATTATCAGGAAGATTACGATAATTCGGGCTTAATTGTTGGCGATCCGAATATGGAAATCAGAGCTGCCCTAGTTGCATTAGATTGTGTAGAAAAGATTGTAGATGAGGCCATTTCTGTAGGTTGCAACCTCATTATTACCCATCATCCAATTGTTTTTAAAGGCTTAAAAAAGCTGAATGGTAAAAACTATGTAGAGCGTGTTGTACTTAAGGCCATCAAGAATAATATTGCACTTTATGCTATTCACACCAATTTAGATAGTATCCATACCGGCGTAAACGCCCGTATTTGTGAGCGTTTAGGCTTAACTGGTACCAAGGTGCTTTCGCCCAAAGCCGGCTTGTTAAAAAAGCTGGTTACCTATTGCCCGCAAGCACAGGCAGAGCAATTGCGTTCGGCTTTGTTTTATGCTGGAGCGGGTAATATTGGCAATTACAGCGAATGCAGTTTTAATGCTGATGGTTTTGGTACTTTTAAGGGCAATGAGGAATCAGATCCCTTTGTAGGCGAAAGAAGCATTCGCCATCGCGAGGCAGAAGTACGTATCGAAATGGTTTACCCGGCCCAGGCCGAACGGAAAATATTGGTGGCTTTGTTCGAAAACCATCCGTATGAGGAAGTCGCCTACGATATTTATAAGTTGGAAAACAAACACCAGCTGGTTGGTTCAGGTATGGTGGGCTGGCTGGAATATGATATGGATGGTTACGATTTTCTGCACCTAGTTAAAGACAGGATGCAGGCACGTGTAGTTCGGCATACCGAAGTAATCAACAAAAGGATCAAAAAGGTAGCGGTTTGTGGCGGTTCGGGTAGCTTCCTTTTAAGAGAAGCAATTGCCACCGGAGCCGATGCTTTTATTACTGCAGATTTCAAATACCACGAGTTTTTTGATGCAGAGGAAAAATTGATCATTGCCGACATCGGACACTTTGAAACTGAACAATTTACCTCAAATTTATTGCTTGAAATTATTCAAAAAAAATTTACTAACTTTGCAATCCGTTTAACGGAGCAAAATACAAACCCCATAAATTACTTGTTTTAA
- a CDS encoding TM2 domain-containing protein, whose product MDIFQSPLMSLPGITPDEYSYLQQATTGLDEQQLRNFLMIYSSKRKNPSDMLIFCLIGLFAVPGLQRFIIGQIGMGILYLLTAGLCFIGSIIDVVNHKTLAFEHNQKMVFESLQMVRMGGGFAPKV is encoded by the coding sequence ATGGATATATTTCAATCACCTCTGATGTCGTTACCAGGTATAACACCAGATGAATACTCATACTTACAACAGGCAACTACAGGTTTAGACGAGCAACAGTTGCGCAATTTCTTAATGATTTACAGCAGCAAAAGAAAAAATCCATCAGATATGTTAATTTTCTGTTTGATCGGACTCTTCGCTGTACCGGGATTGCAAAGATTCATTATCGGTCAGATTGGTATGGGTATCTTGTATCTTTTAACTGCAGGTCTTTGTTTCATCGGTTCGATAATCGATGTGGTAAACCATAAAACCCTTGCCTTTGAGCACAACCAGAAAATGGTTTTCGAAAGTTTACAGATGGTAAGAATGGGTGGCGGATTTGCGCCTAAGGTTTAA
- a CDS encoding DUF2752 domain-containing protein yields MGRSISHIFHGEFTESFAEHWFGFPALLIILYRIYILAKKIKTFKILTSNR; encoded by the coding sequence ATTGGCAGGTCGATAAGTCATATTTTTCATGGCGAATTTACTGAAAGCTTTGCTGAACATTGGTTCGGGTTTCCGGCACTTTTAATTATACTTTACAGAATTTATATACTAGCAAAAAAGATAAAAACATTTAAAATTTTAACCTCAAACAGATAA